In the Drosophila biarmipes strain raj3 chromosome X, RU_DBia_V1.1, whole genome shotgun sequence genome, one interval contains:
- the LOC108035743 gene encoding translation initiation factor IF-2 isoform X1 translates to MRALVLVALVAVVAVASAQGPGGRWGPRGPGGPGGLGGPGGPRRGPGGPGGPGGPGRGPGGPGGPGGPGGPGGHKGPGGHKGPGGPGGPWGPPCNQTTTSTTEASTSTSSTTASSTTASSTTASSTTVSSTTASSTTASSTTASSTTDSSTESSTESSTASTA, encoded by the exons ATGCGCGCCCTTGTGCTTGTTGCTCTTGTTGCTGTGGTCGCTGTGGCCTCCGCCCAAGGACCTGGTGGTCGATGGGGTCCACGTGGCCCAGGAGGTCCAGGCGGTCTAGGCGGTCCAGGAGGTCCGCGACGCGGTCCCGGTGGACCAGGTGGTCCAGGAG GTCCAGGACGCGGCCCCGGAGGACCAGGTGGGCCAGGAGGACCAGGAGGACCTGGAGGACATAAGGGACCAGGAGGACATAAGGGACCAGGTGGTCCTGGAGGACCATGGGGACCACCATGCAATCaaaccaccaccagcaccactgAAGCCTCTACAAGCACTTCCTCCACGACAGCCTCCTCCACCACAGCTTCCTCCACTACAGCTTCCTCTACCACAGTTTCCTCCACTACAGCTTCCTCCACCACAGCTTCCTCCACGACAGCCTCATCCACAACTGACTCCTCCACCGAATCCTCCACAGAATCCTCAACAGCTTCCACGGCCTAA
- the LOC108035743 gene encoding translation initiation factor IF-2 isoform X3: MRALVLVALVAVVAVASAQGPGGRWGPRGPGGPGGLGGPGGPRRGPGGPGGPGRGPGGPGGPGGPGGPGGHKGPGGHKGPGGPGGPWGPPCNQTTTSTTEASTSTSSTTASSTTASSTTASSTTVSSTTASSTTASSTTASSTTDSSTESSTESSTASTA, from the exons ATGCGCGCCCTTGTGCTTGTTGCTCTTGTTGCTGTGGTCGCTGTGGCCTCCGCCCAAGGACCTGGTGGTCGATGGGGTCCACGTGGCCCAGGAGGTCCAGGCGGTCTAGGCGGTCCAGGAGGTCCGCGACGCGGTCCCG GTGGTCCAGGAGGTCCAGGACGCGGCCCCGGAGGACCAGGTGGGCCAGGAGGACCAGGAGGACCTGGAGGACATAAGGGACCAGGAGGACATAAGGGACCAGGTGGTCCTGGAGGACCATGGGGACCACCATGCAATCaaaccaccaccagcaccactgAAGCCTCTACAAGCACTTCCTCCACGACAGCCTCCTCCACCACAGCTTCCTCCACTACAGCTTCCTCTACCACAGTTTCCTCCACTACAGCTTCCTCCACCACAGCTTCCTCCACGACAGCCTCATCCACAACTGACTCCTCCACCGAATCCTCCACAGAATCCTCAACAGCTTCCACGGCCTAA
- the LOC108035743 gene encoding translation initiation factor IF-2 isoform X2 — protein MRALVLVALVAVVAVASAQGPGGRWGPRGPGGPGGLGGPGGPGRGPGGPGGPGGPGRGPGGPGGPGGPGGPGGHKGPGGHKGPGGPGGPWGPPCNQTTTSTTEASTSTSSTTASSTTASSTTASSTTVSSTTASSTTASSTTASSTTDSSTESSTESSTASTA, from the exons ATGCGCGCCCTTGTGCTTGTTGCTCTTGTTGCTGTGGTCGCTGTGGCCTCCGCCCAAGGACCTGGTGGTCGATGGGGTCCACGTGGCCCAGGAGGTCCAGGCGGTCTAGGCGGTCCAGGAG GTCCGGGACGCGGTCCCGGAGGACCAGGTGGTCCAGGAGGTCCAGGACGCGGCCCCGGAGGACCAGGTGGGCCAGGAGGACCAGGAGGACCTGGAGGACATAAGGGACCAGGAGGACATAAGGGACCAGGTGGTCCTGGAGGACCATGGGGACCACCATGCAATCaaaccaccaccagcaccactgAAGCCTCTACAAGCACTTCCTCCACGACAGCCTCCTCCACCACAGCTTCCTCCACTACAGCTTCCTCTACCACAGTTTCCTCCACTACAGCTTCCTCCACCACAGCTTCCTCCACGACAGCCTCATCCACAACTGACTCCTCCACCGAATCCTCCACAGAATCCTCAACAGCTTCCACGGCCTAA
- the LOC122818657 gene encoding uncharacterized protein LOC122818657 — protein MVLSNSTPNNVYKQSELVVNTAAMKHEDLSELLELNAEIEQRRRSSKHGDGSNSCGLLQATMTREELFEISSLDDDRFLTALEHQNSFQTPRRVQVTDLDLSSIENLMKYFDEEVPVTPTKIKGGAIPVPTGKVASVIAKMAIQPDTPAKPSEGSGQLKISELKQKYEQQLETETPCFHGPRKNPTSLPMKVKAMAQMFNTKISQLMRRAEPHYVQLQNEQSPEAKSQYRVGPESHAHGHCLVAEEVFRELSVKDKALLFNKFIEDMAAKHPKFNAHAAEIKAKVNKQVARGEVVAEQQASVKQLAQELEAKCVLEPDSLSPRRVSPAQTENQMKPCTTKLHVSSLTVILKPSPERRAPQTLFHRGLECQSGDPEVPKSNKRNLAAIRTILPTEAYAPPKKIRRTRQERNGCDNQMFFQNEQLETLFYNWLSTENGVQFDISSVSNGMQPIEMVSEEEQPILEQSIVAEKDMSQKSGVECLLEEAIAKLELESEAKKEADDEEKQLESAEAQVVQVTPRQIKRQAPPVPAPRRNVGQTYSSASSCKPSEAEESESGLSTLPKITSDESQPETPTAELQLGDFEFAKPQRPPRKKKMRRTSAVEATGITSTDSDSDYKPPVSAPAKKKAGAGSGFPLPEQGFMELNKSLMRHVNSPRKIKSAYTLTVMSSPSPNADNDQSPSRTPRQSLVQTMRDSFVDQGFETCSNDPMDNSPLRRSSVGTADSKPSGFSTPVKGRLAYSSAQQQLFSPILCQERPRRSSLAMQVIREDHPLDLDATCSSPCSTESDREFFANAPTIEVNSTQEEIPAGHAQSLFWITAGDFTVSLEIFKNSPERLRLLYEIFTQKSWETRDLAFGIDDHQFTRGGTSSEATGRQSLPERPPSVKGCSHYWFASGDLAVPFSGKLMSGEKIERLFAFLGGEQSELRFGVDHIEFSSRPEFLPTAQKYSIESSYSMLVGLQTGASNGLEGRNKYSWPNNSSHANKAIKMSELDRTEFETDSFGNNSERLSFSPDLFSLDYDTVPLDELFATAPAYAATPKMFLPQMMQTLKQQQGKLRSVEQRIRSYSKPSNLTDASLEHCRNTPQYVYKLHAIIRAIEAIGRDDGFRGCSMEQLESFMYFLCEYASVCLANCSEHIDKIMDTLLDRRAVVV, from the coding sequence ATGGTCCTGAGCAATTCCACGCCAAACAACGTGTATAAGCAAAGTGAGCTGGTTGTGAACACTGCAGCCATGAAACATGAGGATCTAAGCGAGCTCCTGGAGCTGAACGCGGAAATTGAGCAGCGCCGTCGCTCCAGCAAGCACGGAGACGGAAGCAACTCCTGTGGCTTGCTTCAAGCTACAATGACCCGGGAGGAGCTCTTTGAGATTTCCTCGCTGGACGACGATCGCTTCCTGACTGCCCTGGAGCACCAAAACTCGTTCCAAACACCGCGTCGAGTTCAAGTCACCGACCTGGACTTGTCCAGTATCGAGAATCTGATGAAGTACTTCGACGAGGAAGTACCTGTAACGCCCACCAAGATAAAGGGGGGCGCCATCCCGGTCCCAACAGGAAAAGTGGCCAGCGTGATCGCTAAGATGGCCATCCAGCCGGACACTCCAGCTAAACCAAGCGAAGGTAGTGGCCAGTTGAAGATCAGCGAGCTCAAGCAAAAGTACGAACAGCAGCTAGAGACTGAGACCCCATGTTTCCATGGACCCAGAAAGAATCCAACCTCTCTGCCCATGAAAGTGAAGGCGATGGCTCAGATGTTCAACACAAAGATCAGCCAGCTGATGCGCCGTGCGGAGCCGCACTACGTTCAGCTGCAAAACGAGCAGTCGCCGGAGGCCAAGTCCCAGTACCGTGTAGGGCCGGAGTCCCATGCCCACGGACACTGTTTGGTGGCCGAGGAAGTGTTCCGCGAGCTGAGTGTCAAGGACAAGGCTCTTCTCTTCAACAAGTTCATTGAGGACATGGCAGCCAAGCATCCCAAGTTCAACGCGCACGCTGCCGAAATCAAGGCAAAGGTAAATAAGCAGGTGGCCCGCGGTGAGGTGGTGGCGGAACAGCAAGCTAGCGTCAAGCAACTGGCTCAGGAGCTGGAAGCAAAGTGTGTCCTGGAGCCGGATTCGCTTTCGCCAAGAAGGGTCTCTCCCGCCCAGACTGAGAACCAAATGAAGCCATGTACTACTAAGCTCCATGTAAGCTCACTGACTGTGATCCTGAAGCCCAGCCCTGAGCGCAGGGCACCGCAGACATTGTTTCATCGTGGCCTGGAGTGCCAGAGCGGAGACCCTGAAGTCCCGAAATCCAACAAACGAAACCTTGCCGCGATACGCACCATACTTCCAACTGAAGCCTATGCGCCGCCCAAGAAGATTCGCCGCACTCGACAGGAGCGCAACGGATGCGACAACCAAATGTTTTTTCAGAACGAGCAGCTCGAGACTCTTTTCTACAACTGGCTCAGCACAGAGAACGGCGTGCAGTTCGACATTAGTAGTGTATCTAACGGTATGCAGCCCATTGAGATGGTcagcgaggaggagcagccgaTTCTCGAGCAGAGCATCGTCGCGGAGAAAGATATGAGCCAAAAGTCCGGCGTCGAGTGTCTGCTGGAGGAGGCTATAGCCAAACTGGAGCTGGAGTCGGAGGCAAAGAAGGAAGCGGATGACGAGGAAAAGCAGCTGGAGTCGGCTGAGGCCCAGGTAGTCCAAGTCACTCCACGACAGATCAAGCGCCAGGCTCCGCCAGTGCCCGCCCCACGTCGCAATGTAGGACAGACTTATTCCAGTGCCTCCAGCTGCAAGCCTTCCGAGGCCGAAGAGAGCGAGTCCGGCTTGTCTACCTTGCCCAAGATAACAAGCGACGAGTCTCAGCCCGAGACGCCCACAGCAGAGCTGCAGCTAGGTGACTTTGAATTCGCTAAGCCCCAGCGTCCACCGCGTAAGAAGAAGATGCGACGAACCTCCGCAGTCGAGGCCACCGGGATCACCTCAACGGACTCCGATTCGGATTACAAGCCACCAGTTTCAGCACCAGCCAAGAAAAAAGCGGGAGCGGGCTCGGGCTTCCCACTGCCTGAACAAGGGTTCATGGAGTTGAACAAGTCCCTGATGCGGCACGTAAACTCGCCGCGAAAGATCAAGTCAGCGTATACCCTAACCGTAATGTCTTCACCCTCGCCAAATGCGGACAACGATCAGTCTCCAAGTCGGACTCCGAGGCAATCCCTGGTACAGACCATGCGGGACAGCTTCGTAGATCAGGGCTTCGAGACGTGCTCTAACGATCCCATGGACAATAGTCCGCTGCGCCGATCGTCAGTGGGCACTGCCGACTCAAAGCCCTCCGGGTTTTCTACACCCGTAAAAGGTCGCCTCGCTTACAGTTCGGCGCAACAGCAACTATTTAGCCCCATACTCTGCCAAGAGCGTCCTCGACGCAGTTCTCTGGCCATGCAGGTGATTCGCGAAGACCACCCCCTGGACCTCGACGCCACTTGCAGCTCACCGTGCTCTACTGAAAGTGACCGTGAATTCTTTGCCAATGCCCCGACAATCGAGGTTAACAGTACCCAGGAAGAGATTCCAGCTGGCCATGCCCAGTCATTGTTCTGGATTACAGCAGGGGACTTCACCGTCTCTTTGGAAATCTTCAAGAACAGCCCGGAGCGCCTTCGACTGCTTTACGAGATATTCACCCAAAAAAGCTGGGAGACTCGGGATCTGGCCTTTGGAATCGACGATCACCAGTTCACCCGCGGAGGCACTAGCTCGGAGGCGACAGGACGACAGTCGCTGCCCGAGCGCCCACCCAGTGTAAAGGGCTGCTCCCACTACTGGTTTGCCAGCGGAGACCTCGCTGTGCCCTTCAGCGGGAAACTAATGTCTGGCGAGAAGATTGAACGGCTATTCGCATTCCTCGGCGGAGAGCAGTCCGAGTTACGTTTCGGCGTGGACCACATCGAGTTCAGTAGCCGGCCAGAGTTCCTGCCCACCGCCCAGAAGTATTCGATTGAGAGCAGCTACAGCATGCTGGTGGGTCTGCAGACGGGTGCCAGCAACGGCCTGGAAGGGCGCAACAAGTACTCCTGGCCCAACAATAGCAGCCACGCCAACAAGGCGATCAAGATGAGCGAATTGGATCGGACGGAATTCGAGACTGACAGTTTCGGCAACAATAGCGAAAGGCTGTCTTTTTCGCCAGACTTGTTCTCCCTGGACTACGACACAGTTCCCCTAGATGAGTTGTTCGCCACAGCCCCCGCATATGCAGCCACACCCAAGATGTTCCTGCCGCAGATGATGCAGACGCTGAAACAGCAGCAAGGCAAACTTCGCAGCGTGGAGCAGCGCATCCGCTCCTACTCTAAGCCCTCTAATCTGACAGATGCTTCGTTGGAGCACTGCCGCAACACTCCGCAGTACGTTTACAAGCTGCACGCCATCATCCGAGCCATAGAAGCCATTGGACGAGATGATGGTTTCCGCGGCTGCTCGATGGAGCAGCTCGAGAGCTTCATGTATTTTCTCTGCGAGTATGCGAGTGTATGCCTAGCCAATTGCAGCGAACATATCGACAAGATAATGGACACTTTGCTGGACCGAAGGGCCGTGGTGGTCTAG